AAGAAGCCTTGGGCCACGCGCGACGACTTCAAGTGGCTCTACGGCTGCATCAGCCACCCGGCCGACCTCGTGCGCTGGTATCTCGGCGACATCGAAGAGGTGATGGGCTACGGCACCCTCAGCCCCAACGGCAAAGCCGGTGGACTCGCCCACGAAGACACCTTCCACTTTATCCTCAAGAGCACCTCCGGCCACATCGCGCGGGTCAGCGGTGCCTACTCGGGCCCGACCGTGCCGATCGTGCGCGACAGCGGCATGAGCTGCGTGATTCGGGGCACCGAAGGTGCCAGCCAGGCCGACTACCACGAGCTGCGCTACACCTGGAAGATCGGCGAGCGCAACATCCAGGAGAGCTTCGAGCACCAGATGAACCATTACTTCCGGTTCGAAGGCATCAGCCACCATGCGGGCGAATACCAGAACTACCTCGATTACTTTGCCGACTGCCTCTACAAGGGCGAAGTGCCGAAGCCGGATGTGGAGGAAGGCATCGTGACGATTGCGCTGTTGCAGGCGATGGACGAGTCACTCGCGGCCGGCAAGCCGATCAAGGTCCGCGACATCCTGGCCCGTTACGGCCTCGACAGCCTCGTTTAGGCCGGGGTTTCTTTCACCGAAGGGGACGAAGACAACGAAGAACATGCTTCGTTCCCTTTTATTTCCGTCTGGAGCATACTCTTACTCCTGTTCTTAAATTTTTTGTCTCTCCCCAAGATGTTCAGATCCCTTCTCCCCCTTCTGGTTAGCTTATTCCTGTTCACGCAGGGCTGGGCCTTTTCGCCTTACGAAAACTATCTTGCCACCGGCCGCGACACCCAAGTCGGCCTGCTGGCGCAGATCGAGGAAGGGCAGGGGGATGCGCTGGCGAAGGCCGTCGCCTCACTCGAAGAGGGCAAGCCCGCCCGCCAGTTGAAGAAGGCCGGCATCTCAGGGCTCGCGACCTTTTCGCGGAACATCGAGGGCAAAGACTACGCGGTCATCCGCTTCGTCTACGCGGGCGGTAAAGACTACCTGGGCGCGGCGAAGGCATTTGAGGAAGCGACTGCGCAGGTTGAGTGGCGCAAGATCGTCGCGCCGCACCCCCGTGCGGTCACCTATGGCCGCACCTGGCTGCAAATGGAGTGGATCAACTATATCCGCGGCTACGACGTCGACCGAGAGCCGAGCAACAGCCTGATGATTGGCTGCCGCGTGCGCCCGGAGATGGAGATGCAATACCGCACGCTCCACCAGACGGTCTGGCCCGGGGTGGTCGACCAAGCGGTGCGCGGCAAGATCCGCGACCTTTGCGTCTTCCTTGTGGAGCTGGATGACGACCTCGTCGAGTTTCTCTACCTTGATTACATGGGCGACGATCAGGCGGCGGACGACGCTGCCAACGCGGCCGACCCCATCAACCAGCGTTGGTGGAAGCTGACCGATGCCTGCCAAATGCCGTTTTCCGATGTCGAAGAAGGCATCTGGACGCTGATGAACCCCGTGCCCGCCCAGTAAGATGCTGCCGAACATCACACACATGCTGGCCTTTGCTGGCGGCGACGTGCGCATGGGCTCGCTCGACATGGTGGTCTTCGTCGGCTACCTGCTGGCGTTGGTCGGCATTGGCGCCTGGGTGAGCCTGCGCGAGCGCAAGACGGAGGACTACTTTCTCGGAGGGCGCTCCATGGGGTGGGGCAGCATCGGCTTTTCCATTTTCGGCACCAACATCGGGCCGACCTTCCTCATCGCGACCTGCGGTGCCGGCTACACCACCGGCATGGTCACGGCCAATTTCGAGTGGATGGCCTGGGTCTTCCTTTTCCTGCTCGGCATGGTCTTCGTGCCGTTTTACCTGAAGACGCAGATTTCGACCATGCCGGAGTTCCTCTCCCGGCGCTTCGGCAACGGCTGCTACAGCTTCATGACGTTCTACTCGCTCTTCGGCACCGTCGTGCTGTGGATCGGGGGCACGCTTTACGCCGGTGGCGCTCTGCTCGGGCAGCTGCTCGGCTGGGACACCATGCTCAGCATCTGGGTGTTGGCGGGCTTGGCGACCGTCTTTACCGTGGCGGGCGGCCTCAAGGCGGTCATGGTGACGGACTCCTTCCAGTCGGTGCTGATCATTATCGGCGCGGGCGCATTGGCCATCAGCGGCCTGATGAACCTCGACAGTCTGGCCGACCTGCTCAACGTGCAGGTGCGCGACACGCCGCCCGACCTCACCTGGAAGCTCTTCCACCCCGGCGACTCGCCGACGCCGTGGTATGCGTTCGTGCTCGGTTATCCGGTGCTGTCGCTCTGGTTCTGGTGCT
This genomic stretch from Verrucomicrobiota bacterium JB022 harbors:
- a CDS encoding Gfo/Idh/MocA family oxidoreductase is translated as MKKLGLGVLGLGEGRSIISGCLSSDRVELIRLCDLNEDLCKQRAAEFKFPHYTTSYDELLADPKIDIIGIYTPDQLHARHICQALEAGKHVICTKPFLDSLESAQQVLDLVRKTGKRVFVGQSTRFFAPFTRQHEHFQTGEFGELITIEAQYHADHRWFLKKPWATRDDFKWLYGCISHPADLVRWYLGDIEEVMGYGTLSPNGKAGGLAHEDTFHFILKSTSGHIARVSGAYSGPTVPIVRDSGMSCVIRGTEGASQADYHELRYTWKIGERNIQESFEHQMNHYFRFEGISHHAGEYQNYLDYFADCLYKGEVPKPDVEEGIVTIALLQAMDESLAAGKPIKVRDILARYGLDSLV
- a CDS encoding L-rhamnose mutarotase, coding for MFRSLLPLLVSLFLFTQGWAFSPYENYLATGRDTQVGLLAQIEEGQGDALAKAVASLEEGKPARQLKKAGISGLATFSRNIEGKDYAVIRFVYAGGKDYLGAAKAFEEATAQVEWRKIVAPHPRAVTYGRTWLQMEWINYIRGYDVDREPSNSLMIGCRVRPEMEMQYRTLHQTVWPGVVDQAVRGKIRDLCVFLVELDDDLVEFLYLDYMGDDQAADDAANAADPINQRWWKLTDACQMPFSDVEEGIWTLMNPVPAQ